One Gordonia mangrovi genomic region harbors:
- the lysS gene encoding lysine--tRNA ligase, protein MSNTPTTQNAPADAADDNTPEQLRIRREKREAILGEGREAYPVSIARTHSLSEIRAAHPDLEAGTETGEIVGVAGRIIFLRNKGKLCFATLQEGDGTQLQAMISFNGVGEDALVRWKAQVDLGDIVYVHGEVISSRTGELSVMADSWEMASKALRPLPVAHKEMNEETRVRQRYVDLIMRPEARANARTRIAVMSELRNALGRRGFLEVETPMLQTLHGGAAARPFVTHSNAFDMDLYLRIAPELFLKRCIVGGIERVFEINRNFRNEGADSTHSPEFAMLETYQAYGTYDDAAVMTRELVQEVSQGALGTLTPMMADGSEYDLSGEWTSLQMYPSLSEALGQEIVPMSGDAGTSVDELLTIADRVGLEVPKDKGYGHGKLVEELWEHMVGERLSQPVFVRDFPVETSPLVRAHRTVPGVAEKWDLYVRGFELATGYSELVDPVIQRERFVDQARLAAAGDDEAMRLDEEFLAAMEYGMPPTAGTGMGIDRLLMALTGLGIRETILFPLVKPRT, encoded by the coding sequence GTGAGCAACACTCCTACCACGCAGAACGCGCCCGCAGACGCTGCCGACGACAACACGCCGGAACAACTCCGGATCCGTCGGGAGAAGCGCGAGGCCATTCTGGGCGAAGGACGCGAGGCCTACCCGGTCTCCATCGCGCGCACGCACAGTCTGTCGGAGATCCGGGCCGCCCACCCCGACCTCGAGGCGGGCACCGAGACCGGCGAGATCGTCGGCGTCGCGGGCCGCATCATCTTCCTACGCAACAAGGGCAAGTTGTGCTTCGCAACCCTGCAGGAAGGTGACGGCACCCAGCTGCAGGCGATGATCAGCTTCAACGGCGTCGGCGAGGACGCGCTGGTCCGGTGGAAGGCCCAGGTGGATCTCGGCGACATCGTGTACGTGCACGGCGAGGTGATCAGCTCGCGCACCGGTGAGCTGTCGGTGATGGCCGATTCGTGGGAGATGGCGTCGAAGGCGTTGCGGCCCTTGCCCGTCGCCCACAAGGAGATGAACGAGGAAACCCGCGTCCGGCAGCGCTACGTGGACCTCATCATGCGCCCGGAGGCCCGGGCGAACGCCCGCACCCGCATCGCGGTGATGTCCGAGCTGCGAAATGCGCTGGGCCGCAGAGGCTTCCTCGAGGTCGAGACGCCGATGCTGCAGACGCTGCACGGTGGTGCGGCGGCGCGACCGTTCGTCACCCACTCCAACGCCTTCGACATGGATCTGTATCTGCGTATCGCACCGGAGTTGTTCCTGAAGCGGTGCATCGTGGGCGGTATCGAGCGGGTCTTCGAGATCAACCGCAACTTCCGCAACGAGGGCGCGGACTCCACCCACTCGCCGGAATTCGCGATGCTCGAGACCTATCAGGCCTACGGCACCTACGACGATGCCGCGGTGATGACCCGCGAACTCGTGCAAGAGGTCTCGCAGGGTGCGCTGGGCACGCTGACCCCGATGATGGCCGATGGCAGCGAGTACGACCTGTCCGGCGAGTGGACGTCGCTTCAGATGTACCCGTCGCTGTCGGAGGCGCTGGGCCAGGAGATCGTCCCGATGAGCGGCGATGCCGGCACGAGTGTCGACGAACTGCTCACGATCGCCGACCGGGTGGGTCTGGAGGTCCCGAAGGACAAGGGGTACGGCCACGGCAAGCTCGTCGAGGAGCTGTGGGAGCACATGGTGGGAGAACGCCTTTCCCAACCGGTGTTCGTCCGCGACTTCCCGGTCGAGACGTCGCCGCTGGTGCGTGCCCATCGCACGGTGCCCGGCGTCGCCGAGAAATGGGATCTGTATGTGCGCGGCTTCGAACTGGCCACCGGCTACTCCGAACTCGTCGACCCGGTGATCCAGCGCGAGCGATTTGTCGATCAGGCCCGGCTGGCTGCCGCCGGAGACGACGAGGCGATGCGTCTCGACGAGGAGTTCCTCGCCGCGATGGAGTACGGCATGCCGCCGACCGCGGGCACCGGGATGGGCATCGACCGGCTGTTGATGGCGCTGACCGGACTCGGTATCCGCGAGACGATCCTGTTCCCGCTGGTCAAGCCGCGGACCTGA
- a CDS encoding rhodanese-like domain-containing protein yields MTAVLGTPVTTVTSSAGAAPLSAQATDYAALVASGTTPVDVRSQRKRQADGVLSGALAIDAAELLTRLTPGTPESLSSAHADARWLLISDDGHEAEWLAWHLQARGITGAVFVVGGYRALRRARVVGTISEQELAAISAH; encoded by the coding sequence ATGACCGCCGTCCTCGGTACCCCCGTCACCACTGTCACTTCCTCCGCCGGCGCTGCCCCGCTGTCGGCGCAGGCGACCGACTACGCCGCTCTCGTCGCCTCGGGAACGACGCCCGTCGACGTGCGCAGCCAGCGTAAACGTCAGGCCGACGGCGTCCTGTCCGGTGCACTGGCCATCGATGCCGCCGAACTCCTCACCCGCCTCACGCCGGGCACCCCGGAGTCGCTGAGCAGCGCACACGCCGATGCCCGCTGGCTGCTGATCAGCGACGACGGCCACGAGGCCGAGTGGCTGGCCTGGCATCTGCAGGCGCGCGGCATCACCGGCGCCGTGTTCGTCGTCGGCGGGTACCGCGCCCTGCGGCGGGCCCGCGTCGTCGGCACCATCAGCGAGCAGGAACTCGCCGCGATCTCGGCCCACTGA
- a CDS encoding type III pantothenate kinase, which translates to MLLTVDVGNTNIHLGVFAGAGEHATMVRDWRIHTEPNLTSDELALLVRGLLGSDVEQVTGVAALSTVPSLLRELRVMVPRYFGDGHHHVLLEPGVRTGVPLLVDNPKEVGTDRVANCVAAHHNYPKGPCIVVAFGTATVVDAISTKGEFLGGAIAPGVNLAVEALSEHTVTVRKVELMPPRSVLGKNTVEALQSGILYGFAGQVDALVDRVRDTIDGFDSDDVAVVATGFLAPLMFDECETLTAHHPYLTLDGLRLVYERSKQQRRR; encoded by the coding sequence ATGCTGCTGACCGTCGACGTCGGGAACACCAACATCCATCTCGGCGTCTTCGCCGGGGCCGGCGAACACGCGACGATGGTGCGCGACTGGCGCATCCACACCGAACCGAACCTGACCTCCGACGAGCTCGCGCTGCTCGTCCGCGGCCTGCTGGGCTCCGACGTCGAGCAGGTGACCGGGGTCGCGGCGCTGTCCACGGTGCCGTCGCTGTTGCGTGAGTTGCGGGTGATGGTGCCGCGCTATTTCGGCGACGGTCATCACCACGTGCTGCTGGAACCCGGTGTGCGGACCGGGGTTCCGCTGCTGGTGGACAACCCCAAAGAGGTCGGCACCGACCGCGTCGCCAACTGCGTTGCCGCCCACCACAACTACCCGAAGGGGCCGTGCATCGTGGTGGCCTTCGGCACCGCCACCGTGGTGGACGCCATCTCGACGAAGGGCGAATTCCTCGGTGGTGCCATCGCGCCGGGCGTGAACCTCGCGGTGGAGGCGCTTTCCGAACACACCGTGACCGTGCGCAAGGTGGAGTTGATGCCGCCGCGCAGTGTGCTGGGCAAGAACACCGTCGAAGCGCTGCAGTCGGGCATCCTCTACGGGTTTGCCGGCCAGGTCGACGCGCTGGTGGACCGCGTCCGCGACACCATCGACGGCTTCGACTCCGACGACGTCGCCGTGGTGGCCACCGGGTTCCTCGCGCCGCTGATGTTCGACGAGTGCGAGACCCTCACCGCCCATCACCCCTACCTGACCCTCGACGGACTGCGGCTGGTCTACGAACGGTCCAAGCAGCAGCGGCGGCGCTGA
- the panD gene encoding aspartate 1-decarboxylase, with protein MFRTMMKSKIHRVRVTQADLHYVGSVTIDQDLLDAADLLEGEQVTIVDINNGARLETYVIAGERGSGVIGINGAAAHLVHPDDLVIIIAYGIMNEQELREYSPSVVFVDDANRVLEAGDDPARVPEGSGLRDPRVLVDAVV; from the coding sequence ATGTTCCGCACCATGATGAAGTCGAAGATCCACCGGGTTCGGGTCACCCAGGCCGACCTGCACTACGTCGGGTCGGTGACCATCGACCAGGATCTGCTCGACGCCGCCGACCTGCTCGAGGGCGAACAGGTCACCATCGTCGACATCAACAACGGCGCCCGCCTCGAGACCTACGTCATCGCCGGCGAGCGTGGTTCCGGCGTGATCGGGATCAACGGGGCCGCCGCGCATCTCGTACACCCCGACGATCTGGTGATCATCATCGCCTACGGCATCATGAACGAGCAGGAGCTGCGCGAGTACTCGCCGTCGGTGGTGTTCGTCGACGACGCCAACCGCGTGCTCGAGGCCGGCGACGATCCCGCGCGTGTGCCCGAGGGCTCGGGCCTGCGGGATCCGCGCGTCCTCGTCGACGCCGTCGTCTGA
- the panC gene encoding pantoate--beta-alanine ligase yields the protein MTTDLGDKPYTPGELTVHRDPATLHRITAALRRAGKRVALVPTMGALHAGHLELVRAAKASGNTVVIVSIFVNPLQFGVNEDLDAYPRTFDADCELLRPLGVELVFAPTVADMYPHGQRSMVHPGPAGAVLDGISRPTHFAGMLTVVLKLLTIVAPHAAYFGEKDYQQLVLIKQMVDDLNLDVDVVGVPTVRESDGLAMSSRNRYLDERQRDLATTLSAALVAGAHAAAGGRDAILAAAQSVLDAHPEIEVDYLALTGRQLEPPPERGDGRLLVAARVGPARLIDNVGVAIGTGFAGRDPEQPHH from the coding sequence ATGACCACCGATCTCGGCGACAAACCGTACACACCAGGCGAACTGACCGTTCACCGGGATCCGGCGACACTGCACCGGATCACCGCCGCGCTGCGGCGCGCGGGTAAGCGGGTGGCGCTCGTACCCACCATGGGCGCCCTGCACGCCGGGCACCTCGAACTGGTCCGGGCCGCGAAGGCCAGCGGCAACACCGTCGTCATCGTGTCGATCTTCGTCAACCCGCTGCAGTTCGGCGTCAACGAAGATCTCGACGCCTACCCGCGGACCTTCGACGCCGACTGCGAGCTGCTGCGGCCGCTCGGGGTGGAGCTGGTGTTCGCGCCGACCGTCGCGGACATGTACCCCCACGGTCAGCGCAGCATGGTCCATCCGGGCCCGGCCGGTGCCGTGCTCGACGGCATCTCCCGTCCCACGCACTTCGCCGGCATGCTGACCGTCGTCCTCAAGCTGCTGACCATCGTCGCGCCGCACGCCGCCTACTTCGGCGAGAAGGACTATCAGCAGCTGGTGCTGATCAAGCAGATGGTCGACGATCTGAACCTCGACGTCGATGTGGTGGGCGTGCCGACCGTACGCGAGTCGGACGGCTTGGCGATGTCCTCGCGCAATCGCTACCTCGATGAACGCCAGCGTGACCTGGCCACCACCCTGTCGGCTGCGCTGGTCGCCGGCGCCCATGCCGCGGCCGGCGGGCGCGATGCGATCCTGGCCGCCGCGCAGTCGGTGCTCGATGCCCATCCCGAGATCGAGGTCGACTACCTCGCGCTCACCGGCCGTCAGCTCGAGCCACCGCCCGAGCGCGGCGACGGACGACTACTGGTGGCCGCACGGGTCGGGCCGGCCCGACTCATCGACAACGTCGGCGTCGCGATCGGCACCGGGTTTGCCGGCCGCGACCCCGAACAACCACACCACTGA
- a CDS encoding Rossmann-like and DUF2520 domain-containing protein, whose amino-acid sequence MTSPSDDLGPSGLRGDAPYLSGVSNLPTPARLTVGLISAGRVGTAVGAALEQAGHVVGAVVARSEASRRRATDRLPDSEILDLRSVVARSELLIVAVPDAALDAVVEEIAHSGALRPNTLVAHTAGAAGVGVLTPLAELGALPLAIHPAMTFVGTADDTVRLRQACFGVTAADEVGYAIAQALVLEMGGEPVRIAEADRVLYHAALAHGANHLITLITDAVAALNAAIEGRGGQAGRAAATVDGSGAMLAERILGPLVTASLQNVLELGPQALTGPVARGDAKAVADHLAALRTLPADGAGVTDIAEAYRVLARRTAGLTDAPADLIDVLETT is encoded by the coding sequence GTGACCTCACCGAGCGATGATCTCGGCCCGTCCGGGCTGCGCGGAGATGCCCCCTACCTGTCGGGCGTCTCGAATCTGCCCACCCCGGCGCGGCTGACCGTCGGACTCATCTCCGCCGGTCGTGTCGGCACAGCAGTGGGCGCCGCCCTCGAGCAGGCCGGGCATGTGGTCGGTGCGGTGGTGGCCCGATCCGAGGCGTCTCGGCGTCGCGCCACCGATCGGCTGCCCGACTCCGAGATCCTGGACCTGCGCTCCGTCGTGGCCCGTTCGGAACTTCTGATCGTCGCCGTTCCCGACGCCGCACTCGATGCCGTCGTCGAGGAGATCGCCCACAGCGGGGCGCTGCGGCCCAACACACTCGTCGCGCACACCGCCGGGGCGGCCGGCGTCGGCGTGCTCACCCCCCTCGCCGAACTGGGCGCGCTACCCCTTGCCATCCATCCGGCGATGACCTTCGTCGGCACCGCCGACGACACCGTCCGGCTGCGGCAGGCCTGCTTCGGCGTCACCGCCGCCGACGAGGTCGGCTACGCCATCGCCCAGGCGCTGGTGTTGGAGATGGGCGGCGAGCCGGTGCGGATCGCCGAAGCCGACCGGGTGCTGTACCACGCCGCGCTCGCGCACGGCGCCAATCACCTGATCACTCTCATCACCGATGCGGTGGCCGCTCTCAACGCGGCGATCGAGGGTCGTGGCGGGCAGGCCGGGCGGGCGGCGGCCACCGTCGACGGCAGCGGCGCGATGCTCGCCGAACGCATTCTCGGACCGCTGGTGACGGCGTCGCTGCAGAACGTGTTGGAGCTCGGACCGCAGGCGTTGACCGGTCCGGTCGCCCGCGGCGATGCGAAGGCCGTCGCCGATCACCTCGCCGCATTGCGGACGCTGCCCGCCGACGGCGCCGGTGTCACCGACATCGCCGAGGCCTACCGGGTGCTGGCGCGCCGGACCGCCGGGCTCACCGATGCGCCCGCCGACCTCATCGACGTGCTGGAGACGACATGA
- a CDS encoding DUF6779 domain-containing protein — MTTSNGRSAEPRRSGRSVGQWLLGLLIVLAIAASILMVFTDQLSISGSLAVIAALWAAVIGAILVTKFRRQAESAEAKSRDLRLVYELQLEREIAARRQYELDVETTVRKEVSAEANEELADLKAQVLALRSSLEMLLGESLPDPRVALPSDKLRELASGIGAPGATGYRAGYGAGFGRDYATDDSVRAAQDFATTAPAADAGRRIPADLDPNEMTEVIPVITDEAPISGRIATEVPSEIADDHVEDAVLADDEMSAEESAPAGGYVDESPTDEWPPAEAEPETATSEVEEPVAPPEVAEPTHAEPLSATAAPEPSPESVPFATVGRHEGSGDEANPALQGRRRRRTDDSESAHSAGLPVSELLSQLRQSGAPGSGRRRRED, encoded by the coding sequence ATGACGACCTCGAATGGCCGTTCCGCGGAGCCGCGGCGCTCCGGTAGATCGGTGGGACAATGGCTGCTGGGTCTGCTCATCGTGCTCGCCATCGCGGCCAGCATCCTGATGGTCTTCACCGACCAGTTGTCGATCAGCGGGTCTCTGGCGGTGATCGCCGCGCTGTGGGCGGCCGTGATCGGCGCCATTCTGGTGACCAAGTTCCGCCGCCAGGCCGAGAGCGCGGAGGCGAAGAGCCGGGACCTGCGGCTGGTGTACGAACTGCAGCTCGAGCGTGAGATCGCGGCTCGGCGCCAGTACGAACTCGACGTGGAGACCACGGTCCGCAAAGAGGTCAGCGCCGAGGCCAACGAAGAACTCGCCGACCTGAAGGCCCAGGTGCTGGCGCTGCGGTCGAGTCTGGAAATGTTGCTCGGCGAATCGCTGCCCGACCCGAGGGTGGCGCTGCCGAGCGACAAGCTGCGCGAACTGGCGTCCGGCATCGGCGCGCCCGGTGCTACCGGCTATCGGGCGGGATACGGCGCCGGTTTCGGACGCGACTACGCCACCGACGACAGCGTGCGCGCCGCCCAGGATTTCGCGACCACCGCACCGGCCGCCGATGCCGGTCGGCGTATCCCGGCCGACCTGGACCCCAACGAGATGACCGAGGTGATCCCGGTGATCACCGACGAGGCGCCGATCTCGGGACGGATCGCGACCGAGGTGCCCAGCGAGATCGCCGACGACCACGTGGAGGACGCCGTCCTCGCCGACGACGAGATGAGCGCCGAGGAGTCCGCGCCGGCCGGTGGCTACGTCGACGAATCGCCGACCGACGAATGGCCGCCGGCGGAGGCCGAACCCGAGACCGCCACCTCCGAGGTCGAAGAGCCGGTTGCCCCGCCAGAGGTCGCCGAACCGACCCATGCGGAGCCCCTCTCGGCGACTGCGGCGCCCGAACCGTCGCCGGAGTCGGTGCCGTTCGCCACGGTGGGACGCCACGAGGGCAGCGGCGACGAGGCGAACCCGGCACTGCAGGGACGTCGGCGGCGGCGCACCGACGACAGCGAGAGCGCCCACTCCGCGGGCCTGCCGGTCTCCGAGTTGCTCAGCCAGCTGCGGCAGTCCGGTGCGCCCGGCAGCGGCCGCCGTCGCCGAGAGGACTGA
- a CDS encoding DUF3180 domain-containing protein — MTAPRRPPEENQESGLGPTRVRDLAAIAVVVAIVAWILVRYNYGSLPPMPLLAGLVLYILAALEAVIAFVVRARVASRDVGRARGQLHPLTAARVFALAKSSAILGAIAVGVWTGLLVFLWTRHDLAAAQHDRPGAIVGLIGGVLLVAAALWLEYCCRAPDDPTEDAVGGHPGPA, encoded by the coding sequence ATGACCGCACCGAGACGTCCACCGGAGGAGAACCAGGAATCTGGCCTCGGCCCCACCCGGGTGCGTGACCTCGCGGCCATCGCCGTGGTGGTGGCGATCGTGGCCTGGATCCTGGTCCGCTACAACTACGGCAGTCTGCCGCCGATGCCGCTGCTCGCCGGCTTGGTGCTCTACATCCTCGCCGCACTCGAGGCGGTGATCGCGTTCGTCGTGCGGGCTCGGGTGGCCTCCCGCGATGTGGGTCGCGCGCGTGGCCAACTGCATCCGCTGACCGCCGCGCGGGTGTTCGCGCTGGCGAAGTCGTCGGCAATCCTGGGCGCCATCGCGGTCGGCGTCTGGACCGGGTTGCTCGTGTTCCTGTGGACCCGCCACGATCTCGCGGCTGCGCAGCACGACCGGCCCGGCGCGATCGTCGGGCTGATCGGTGGCGTGCTTCTGGTGGCGGCCGCCCTGTGGCTCGAATATTGTTGTCGGGCACCCGATGACCCGACGGAAGACGCTGTCGGAGGCCATCCGGGGCCGGCCTGA
- the folK gene encoding 2-amino-4-hydroxy-6-hydroxymethyldihydropteridine diphosphokinase, producing MTYSRVVLSAGSNIGDRRAHLAGVVERLADDLIAVSPVYSTAPWGGVDQDDFFNVTLLAGADRNPGQWLDICHELEQAADRTRDVRWGPRTLDVDVISVSRDGEIVRSDDPALTLPHPRAAQRAFVLVPWLAIEPDATLWTPQGERPVADLIAELDPDERAGVVPVDDLPAVRRR from the coding sequence ATGACGTATTCGCGTGTCGTCCTCTCGGCCGGGTCCAACATCGGTGACCGGCGCGCTCACCTGGCCGGCGTCGTCGAACGCCTCGCCGACGACCTCATCGCCGTCTCACCGGTGTATTCGACGGCGCCGTGGGGCGGCGTCGACCAGGACGACTTCTTCAACGTGACGTTGCTCGCCGGTGCCGACCGCAATCCCGGGCAGTGGCTCGACATCTGTCACGAGCTCGAGCAGGCCGCTGACCGTACCCGTGATGTGCGGTGGGGTCCCCGGACTCTCGACGTCGACGTCATCTCGGTCAGCCGCGACGGCGAGATCGTGCGCAGCGACGACCCCGCGCTCACGCTGCCGCATCCGCGTGCGGCGCAGCGTGCGTTCGTGCTGGTGCCGTGGCTGGCCATCGAACCCGACGCCACGCTCTGGACGCCGCAGGGCGAACGCCCCGTGGCCGATCTGATCGCCGAACTCGACCCCGACGAGCGCGCCGGTGTGGTGCCGGTCGACGACCTGCCCGCGGTGAGGCGACGATGA
- the folB gene encoding dihydroneopterin aldolase, which yields MTDRIELRGLVVRGNHGVFEHERRDGQDFILDVTLWLDLAAAAASDDLADTVDYGALAQRAHDIVAGPPRNLIEAVGGEVAEALMDDERIAACEVTVHKPSAPIPLRFADVAVVTRRSRKAMSSRKSQM from the coding sequence ATGACCGACCGCATCGAACTGCGCGGACTGGTCGTCCGGGGCAATCACGGCGTCTTCGAACACGAACGGCGCGACGGGCAGGACTTCATCCTCGACGTCACACTGTGGCTCGACCTGGCCGCGGCCGCCGCCTCCGACGACCTCGCCGACACCGTGGACTACGGGGCGCTGGCCCAACGCGCCCACGACATCGTCGCCGGGCCGCCGCGCAACCTGATCGAGGCCGTCGGTGGGGAGGTGGCCGAGGCGCTGATGGACGACGAGCGCATCGCCGCCTGCGAGGTCACCGTGCACAAACCGTCGGCGCCCATCCCGCTGCGGTTCGCCGACGTCGCGGTGGTGACGCGACGCTCCCGGAAGGCGATGAGCTCCCGAAAGTCGCAGATGTGA
- the folP gene encoding dihydropteroate synthase codes for MRLDADRTLVMGVINVTADSFSDGGRYLDLDAAIAHGHDLIAQGADLIDVGGESTRPGATRVDPEVEAARVAPVIKGLADAGVPLSVDTMRAAVAEAAIDAGVTVINDVSGGRADADMARVVADSGLPWILMHWRPVDRVAARAGAPFTHGVDDAGGYRDVVAEVSGELLAQVDSAVDAGVDPDRIILDPGLGFAKTADHNWALLHALPTLVGLGFPVLVGASRKRFLGTLLARDGQPRPPAGREVATAAISTLAAADGAWAVRVHDVASSRDAIAVAGAWRSGGRRGPRDAAAPGPTRHTGVGNS; via the coding sequence ATGCGTCTGGATGCCGACCGCACCCTCGTGATGGGGGTCATCAACGTCACCGCCGACTCCTTCTCCGATGGCGGCCGCTACCTGGACCTCGACGCGGCGATCGCCCACGGGCACGACCTGATCGCCCAGGGCGCCGATCTGATCGACGTGGGTGGCGAATCCACTCGCCCGGGCGCCACCCGCGTGGACCCGGAGGTGGAGGCGGCGCGGGTCGCGCCGGTCATCAAAGGTCTCGCCGATGCCGGTGTGCCGCTGTCGGTGGACACCATGCGGGCCGCGGTGGCCGAGGCCGCCATCGATGCCGGGGTCACGGTCATCAACGATGTCTCCGGCGGGCGGGCCGACGCCGACATGGCGCGGGTCGTGGCCGACTCGGGCCTGCCGTGGATTCTGATGCACTGGCGTCCGGTCGACCGGGTCGCGGCGCGTGCCGGTGCACCGTTCACCCACGGTGTCGACGACGCCGGCGGCTACCGCGACGTGGTGGCCGAGGTCAGCGGGGAACTGCTCGCCCAGGTCGACTCGGCGGTGGACGCCGGCGTCGACCCCGACCGGATCATCCTCGACCCCGGCCTGGGTTTCGCCAAGACCGCCGACCACAACTGGGCGTTGCTGCACGCGCTGCCCACACTGGTCGGGCTGGGCTTCCCGGTGCTGGTGGGCGCCTCACGCAAGCGATTCCTCGGCACTCTGCTCGCCCGCGACGGCCAACCCCGCCCACCGGCGGGCCGCGAGGTCGCGACCGCCGCCATCTCCACGCTGGCCGCTGCCGACGGGGCGTGGGCGGTGCGGGTGCACGACGTGGCGAGCAGTCGCGACGCCATCGCGGTCGCCGGCGCATGGCGCAGCGGCGGACGGCGCGGACCGCGTGACGCCGCGGCGCCGGGACCGACGCGACACACGGGAGTGGGGAACAGCTGA
- the folE gene encoding GTP cyclohydrolase I FolE, which yields MTISEQQDMDRAVDELAPRTPSGRQFDQVRAEAAIRELLIAVGEDPDREGLKRTPTRVANAYREMFAGLYTDPSEVLATIFDENHDELVLVKDIPMYSTCEHHLVSFHGVAHVGYIPGQGGQVTGLSKLARVVDLYAKRPQVQERLTSQIADAIVKRLEPRGVIVVIEAEHLCMAMRGIRKPGATTTTSAVRGLFKTSAISRGEALDLISRT from the coding sequence ATGACCATCAGTGAACAGCAGGACATGGATCGCGCGGTCGACGAACTCGCCCCGCGCACGCCCAGCGGCCGGCAGTTCGATCAGGTTCGCGCCGAGGCGGCGATCCGTGAACTGCTGATCGCGGTGGGGGAGGACCCTGATCGTGAGGGGCTCAAGCGCACCCCCACCCGGGTCGCCAACGCCTACCGGGAGATGTTCGCCGGGCTCTACACGGATCCCAGTGAGGTTCTCGCCACCATCTTCGACGAGAACCACGACGAACTGGTGCTGGTCAAGGACATCCCGATGTACTCGACCTGCGAACACCATCTCGTCTCCTTCCACGGGGTGGCGCACGTCGGCTACATCCCCGGCCAGGGCGGACAGGTCACCGGACTGAGCAAACTCGCGCGGGTCGTCGACCTCTACGCCAAGCGTCCGCAGGTTCAGGAACGGCTGACCAGCCAGATCGCCGACGCCATCGTCAAGCGGCTCGAACCGCGCGGGGTGATCGTGGTGATCGAGGCCGAGCATCTGTGCATGGCGATGCGTGGCATCCGCAAACCGGGCGCCACCACCACCACGTCGGCGGTGCGCGGACTGTTCAAGACCAGCGCCATCTCGCGCGGCGAGGCGCTCGACCTGATCTCGCGGACCTGA